The following are encoded together in the Populus trichocarpa isolate Nisqually-1 chromosome 5, P.trichocarpa_v4.1, whole genome shotgun sequence genome:
- the LOC7464833 gene encoding protein FANTASTIC FOUR 2 has translation MSSSSSCPGLQSCLEPVSLVEPRVLRIKLAPSKSNDSCSSTSGKPFVTDSDKNADMGGWSFLQSIANNTSQTTKENDKVYVPPNFKRSSSMLNEKSLEMCTESLGSETGSEMSESSDDMAVLPLENVNYETRETPKSREARRTSRSVSFPPPLSSISGSNNVRVRPHREGGRLVLEAVTISSCHVYLHAERTDGRLRLHLMNHCSSNNFDNEEEEAEAESGEEIVVEEDGDDDQSGDNEAEGGDGIWGEELEGSSVNTGGEMGMGKLARPGRCKEGGSSSKSLLNWEPFWVAT, from the coding sequence ATGTCCTCCTCAAGCTCCTGTCCAGGCCTCCAATCATGCCTAGAGCCGGTCTCCCTCGTAGAACCACGTgttttgaggatcaaattggcTCCATCCAAATCCAATGATTCTTGCTCCTCAACAAGTGGCAAGCCTTTTGTCACTGACTCAGACAAAAATGCTGACATGGGCGGCTGGAGTTTCCTCCAGTCTATTGCTAACAATACCTCTCAGACCACCAAAGAGAACGACAAAGTCTACGTCCCTCCGAATTTTAAGCGCTCTTCTTCTATGCTCAACGAAAAGAGCCTGGAAATGTGTACCGAAAGCTTGGGGAGTGAAACTGGCAGCGAGATGAGTGAAAGCAGCGACGACATGGCTGTCCTTCCATTAGAAAATGTGAATTATGAGActagagaaacaccaaaatcgCGTGAAGCAAGAAGAACGAGTCGAAGTGTTAGCTTCCCACCTCCTTTGAGCTCGATTAGTGGCTCCAACAATGTTCGAGTGAGGCCTCACCGAGAAGGTGGAAGGCTAGTCCTGGAAGCAGTGACCATCTCTTCTTGCCATGTTTATTTACATGCAGAGAGAACCGATGGCCGGCTCCGGCTACATTTGATGAATCACTGCTCTTCTAATAACTTTGACaatgaagaggaagaagcagaagcagagTCTGGTGAGGAAATTGTAGTTGAAGAAGACGGTGATGATGATCAAAGTGGAGATAATGAAGCTGAGGGTGGTGATGGTATTTGGGGAGAGGAGTTGGAGGGAAGTAGTGTAAATACTGGGGGTGAAATGGGGATGGGGAAATTGGCTAGACCAGGAAGGTGCAAGGAAGGTGGGAGCAGCAGCAAAAGCTTGCTTAATTGGGAGCCATTTTGGGTGGCTACTTGA
- the LOC7464673 gene encoding probable transmembrane GTPase FZO-like, chloroplastic, giving the protein MIPLLSLHSPKPSLFLTHFLPHLSTPLPRFKSPPHRTHHFPIHSFPNNQQQQQPANQNLSNQQPRTLFPGGYKRPEIKVPNIVLQLDPEDVIRGGSEALDLIDKAVSKSVGIVILNGSIGGGGSGKSLYEAACLVNSVVRDRAYLLIGERVDIATAVNASGVVLSDQGLPALVARNMMMGSRTESVVLPLVARIVQTPNAALNASNSEGADFLIYVHGPEEDFDVEMSPGFGNVKIPIFVLNASRGEATLSVGASKFLKTGASGLVLSLEDLRLFSDDALSQMFDTLSATGKNFQDDLESFSKLKSMDMENDIHEKTTVAGFVKLEDREKQLIEKERSILLEAIDVIQKASPLMGELSLFIDAVSQIDEPFLLAIVGEFNSGKSTVINALLGKRYLNEGVVPTTNEITFLRYSKSDSEEQQRCERHPDGQYICYLPAPILKEMNIVDTPGTNVILQRQQRLTEEFVPRADLLLFVISADRPLTESEVSFLRYTQQWKKKVVFVLNKSDLYRNSSELEEAMLFIKENTRKLLKTNDVILYPISARSALEAKLSASSDLGKDYTELSVSKSHLKISRFYELEQFLYSFLDASTTTGMERVRLKLETPIAIAERLLSACETLVKQDSQLAKQDLTSATELIDSVKEYAIKMENESISWRRKTMSLIDATKSRVLELIESTLQLSNLDLVASYIFRGEKSATMPATLKIQNDIIGPALTDAQKLLGEYLKWLQSNSANGGKLYKEQFEKRWTSITYPTSQIHLETHDLAKKVDLSIRVIENLSAGATSKLFEKQIREAFLGTFGGLGAAGLSASLLTSVLPTTLEDLLALGLCSAGGFIAISTFPVRRQAIVDKVNKIADGLAREVEEAMQNDLMETVGNLENFVKTIGKPYQDAAQERLDKLLDLQEELSNVDKKLRTLRIEIQNVHLS; this is encoded by the exons ATGATACCTCTCCTCTCCCTCCACTCCCCAAAGCCTTCCCTTTTCCTCACCCATTTCCTTCCTCACCTTTCCACTCCTCTCCCTCGCTTCAAATCCCCTCCTCACCGAACCCACCATTTCCCTATCCACTCCTTCCCGAACAACCAACAACAACAGCAGCCCGCCAATCAAAACTTGTCAAATCAACAACCAAGAACCCTTTTCCCTGGCGGTTACAAACGCCCCGAAATTAAAGTCCCCAACATCGTCCTCCAGCTGGACCCGGAGGATGTCATTCGTGGCGGAAGTGAGGCGTTGGATTTGATTGATAAGGCTGTGTCTAAGTCGGTTGGGATTGTTATTCTCAATGGCAGCATCGGGGGTGGTGGCAGCGGAAAGAGCCTTTACGAGGCGGCCTGTTTGGTGAATTCAGTGGTCAGAGATCGTGCTTATTTGTTGATCGGAGAACGTGTTGATATAGCCACTGCTGTTAATGCTAGTGGTGTTGTGCTGTCTGATCAAG GGCTTCCTGCCCTTGTGGCAAGAAATATGATGATGGGTTCTCGAACTGAATCAGTTGTTCTACCTTTGGTAGCCAGGATTGTGCAGACACCAAATGCTGCATTAAATGCGTCTAATTCTGAAGGTGCTGATTTTCTTATATATGTTCATGGCCCAGAGGAAGATTTTGATGTAGAAATGAGCCCTGGATTCGGGAATGTGAAGATACCAATCTTTGTCCTCAATGCTTCACGTGGGGAGGCCACATTGTCGGTGGGGGCATCAAAATTTCTGAAAACCGGTGCTAGTGGTTTAGTTCTGTCATTGGAAGATTTGAGGTTATTTAGCGATGATGCTTTGAGTCAGATGTTTGACACTCTGAGTGCAACCGGTAAAAACTTTCAGGATGACCTTGAAAGCTTCAGTAAGCTCAAATCTATGGATATGGAAAATGatattcatgaaaaaacaacGGTGGCAGGCTTTGTTAAACTGGAGGATAGAGAAAAACAGCTCATAGAAAAAGAGAGATCAATATTGCTTGAAGCTATTGATGTTATCCAGAAAGCTAGTCCTCTG ATGGGGGAGCTTTCACTTTTCATTGATGCGGTTTCTCAGATTGACGAGCCATTTTTACTGGCTATAGTG GGTGAGTTTAACTCTGGGAAATCAACTGTTATTAATGCACTTCTTGGAAAAAGATACCTTAATGAGGGTGTTGTTCCTACAACAAATGAGATCACTTTCTTACGCTACTCCAAGAGTGATTCTGAAGAGCAACAACGTTGTGAAAGGCATCCAGATGGTCAATATATATGCTACCTTCCAGCTCCAATTCTTAAAGAA ATGAATATTGTTGACACACCAGGGACTAATGTCATTCTCCAAAGGCAACAGCGTCTTACTGAAGAATTTGTGCCTCGTGCAGATTtgcttctttttgttatttccGCTGACAGGCCATTAACTGAAAGTGAG GTTTCTTTTCTTCGTTATACTCAACAGTGGAAGAAGAAAGTTGTTTTCGTGTTAAATAAATCTGACCTCTACAGGAATTCCAGTGAG CTCGAGGAAGCTATGTTGTTCATTAAGGAGAATACAAGGAAATTGCTGAAAACCAATGATGTGATATTATATCCTATCTCTGCTCGGTCTGCTCTTGAAGCAAAACTGTCAGCTTCTTCTGACCTTGGAAAAGATTACACAGAATTATCAGTTTCAAAATCTCATTTGAAAATCTCTAGATTCTATGAACTTGAACAGTTCTTGTATAGTTTTTTAGATGCCTCAACAACCACAGGAATGGAAAGAGTAAGGCTTAAACTTGAAACCCCAATTGCAATTGCTGAACGTCTACTTTCTGCCTGTGAAACTCTTGTGAAACAAGATAGCCAATTAGCCAAGCAGGATCTAACCTCCGCAACAGAACTGATTGATAGTGTGAAAGAGTATGCAATAAAGATGGAAAATGAGAGCATCTCTTGGAGAAGAAAAACTATGTCACTG ATTGATGCCACAAAATCTCGTGTTTTGGAGCTCATAGAATCGACCCTACAATTATCAAATCTTGATCTTGTTGCTTCATATATATTCAGAGGGGAAAAGTCTGCTACAATGCCAGCCACCTTAAAGattcaaaatgatataattggTCCTGCACTTACAGATGCACAA AAATTGCTTGGAGAATACCTGAAATGGTTACAATCAAATAGTGCTAATGGAGGAAAACTATACAAAGAACAATTTGAAAAACGATGGACTTCAATTACCTATCCAACCTCCCAGATACATTTAGAGACCCATGATTTGGCGAAAAAAGTTGACCTCAGCATTAGAGTGATAGAGAACCTCAGTGCCGGGGCCACTTccaagctatttgaaaagcaaataCGTGAAGCG TTCTTGGGGACTTTTGGCGGATTAGGAGCTGCTGGTTTATCTGCCTCACTTCTGACATCAGTACTGCCTACTACTTTAGAAGATCTTCTTGCTCTCGGCCTTTGTTCTGCTGGAGG GTTCATAGCAATTTCCACTTTCCCAGTCCGTAGGCAAGCGATTGTAGACAAGGTAAATAAGATTGCAGATGGCCTTGCACGTGAAGTTGAAGAAGCTATGCAGAATGATCTCATGGAAACTGTTGGAAATTTGGAGAACTTTGTAAAAACTATTGGCAAGCCTTATCAAGATGCAGCACAAGAAAGACTGGACAAACTTttagatcttcaagaagaactATCAAATGTTGATAAAAAACTTAGAACACTTCGCATTGAAATACAGAATGTTCATTTATCATGA